In Edaphobacter paludis, a single window of DNA contains:
- a CDS encoding nucleotidyltransferase family protein, with protein sequence MSVAAVVLAAGASRRLGSPKQLAMLSDETLLGRAVRVAREAGCSPVIVVLGAEAELVSRGLPEDVLPVMNEQWREGMGASIRAGVGACEGAAEGVLVMTCDQPAVTIGHLRLLMAGREIKASRYAARKGVPAFFPQRYFEELMTLKGDVGARELLASAEFVDLESGELDVDTVEDLARAREMFR encoded by the coding sequence GTGAGCGTTGCGGCGGTGGTGCTGGCGGCGGGGGCTTCACGGCGGCTGGGTTCACCGAAGCAACTTGCGATGCTGTCGGATGAGACGCTGCTGGGGCGAGCAGTGCGAGTGGCGCGGGAGGCGGGCTGCTCTCCGGTGATCGTGGTGCTGGGGGCGGAGGCTGAATTGGTGTCGCGGGGTCTGCCTGAGGATGTCCTGCCGGTCATGAATGAACAGTGGAGGGAAGGCATGGGGGCCTCCATTCGGGCGGGGGTGGGGGCTTGCGAAGGCGCTGCTGAAGGGGTGTTGGTGATGACTTGCGACCAGCCGGCAGTGACGATTGGGCATCTGCGATTGCTGATGGCGGGGAGGGAGATCAAGGCTTCGCGGTATGCAGCGAGGAAAGGAGTTCCGGCGTTTTTTCCGCAGAGGTATTTTGAGGAATTAATGACGCTAAAAGGAGATGTGGGTGCGCGGGAGTTGCTTGCTTCTGCGGAGTTCGTGGATCTGGAAAGTGGGGAGCTGGATGTGGATACGGTGGAGGATTTGGCGCGGGCCCGGGAGATGTTTAGGTAG